A genomic stretch from Natronomonas gomsonensis includes:
- a CDS encoding TATA-box-binding protein, producing the protein MQDPKETINIENVVASTGIGQELDLQSVAMDLEGADYDPEQFPGLVYRTQEPKSAALIFRSGKIVCTGAKSTDDVHESLRIVFDKLRELEIQVDEDPEIVVQNIVTSADLGRNLNLNAIAIGLGLENIEYEPEQFPGLVYRLDDPDVVALLFGSGKLVITGGKKPDDAREAVDKIVSRLEELGLLDG; encoded by the coding sequence ATGCAGGACCCCAAGGAGACTATCAATATCGAGAACGTCGTTGCCTCGACGGGGATTGGCCAGGAGCTCGACCTCCAGAGCGTCGCCATGGACCTCGAAGGCGCCGATTACGACCCCGAGCAGTTCCCCGGTCTCGTCTACCGGACACAGGAGCCGAAGTCCGCGGCACTCATCTTCCGTTCCGGGAAAATCGTCTGTACGGGCGCGAAATCGACCGACGACGTCCACGAGTCACTCCGTATCGTCTTCGACAAACTCCGCGAACTGGAGATTCAGGTCGACGAGGACCCCGAAATCGTCGTCCAGAACATCGTCACAAGTGCGGACCTCGGCCGCAATCTCAATCTCAACGCCATCGCCATCGGTCTCGGTCTGGAGAACATCGAGTACGAACCCGAGCAGTTCCCCGGTCTCGTCTACCGTCTCGACGACCCCGACGTGGTCGCGCTGCTGTTCGGCTCCGGCAAACTCGTCATCACCGGCGGCAAGAAGCCCGACGACGCCCGCGAGGCAGTCGACAAAATCGTCTCCCGGCTCGAAGAGCTCGGTCTGCTCGACGGCTAA